Part of the Echeneis naucrates chromosome 1, fEcheNa1.1, whole genome shotgun sequence genome, ggggggtggggggcagctCCACTCGGCCCACCCGTCCAGTACAGTCTTGCCCCATTAAAAGAGCTCAGAGCTGGGGGGTAGACGTGGATTACAAAGGCGGTGCGAGTTTTAAGAGGGTGGACGTTTGGGTTTGTGGGGGAGGAAGGGTAAATCGGTAGGctctcattttcagtttcactcctaatcatcatcttcatcatcatcatcctcatcgtcATCCTCTGGGTCTCGCTTTCTCTTCTCGCCTTTGCCAGTTTCTGCTTCTTgggacaaaacaaagagaggtGTTAAGTAGTATCAAGACCACAACACTTCAAATGGGACTATAATGATTTTTATGACTGCCATTTCTCTTCTCCTGTAATTAGCTTGGCCCTAAAATGATCTAAATTACATGACTTCAGTTCTCCACTTAATGTGGAACATATTTTAGAAATACATTGAAAAGATTTTGAAAGTTGGCCTTTACCATAGTGAACAATCTTAGGCCAGGCTTTATACACGAGATCCTCTGCTGGTCTCACTCACTGTTAAAGAATTGTCACTATAATGTTTTGCTGTCCCTACATGttatatttttacatgattAGGCACTTAAACTGTCAGACATATGATCAGCCACAAGATCAACAGCACTTTTCTAATATTGTGTAGATCCCACTTGTGTTGCGTCAACAGCTCTGATTTGTGCCTCCAAAAGTCTCCCGTTATTTGGAGAGGCAGAActtctatgaatcagacttTTCACAGACACTCAATCTAAATGAGATCCGGAGAAATTAGGATGTCAGGGCAGCACAATGAACTATTTGTCTGAAATTTTTTTCCAGTTAGGTGGGGTCCATTGTCCTGCTGAGAGGCCCATGCCTTCATGGCGTATGACTGCCATGAACGGGTGTAAATCTAAAATTATGTCTAGGTGGGTAAAGTATCAAAATATCATCTTCGTGATTACCAGGACAACGAGTGTCCCAGCAAAACATTGCCCAAAGCATCACTTGTTCCACAATGCATTGCAGTGCCATCTCATCCCCTAATAAACAACGGACATCCACCTGGTTGTCTGGTAGTGGTGGtgattcatcagaccaggccGTCTATTCCATTTTGCAGTTCTGATGTTCACCTGCTTTTAACAGTGGACAGGAGTCAGCATGGGCACTTGCacagttcttttttttgggggggcggggCAATTTGGGGCACAGCACCTATAAATTAGGACTGGACTGAGCAATCTAGGCTTTGGGTCCCACGCTTATTAATGATCTATTCCAATGTTGTGGCTAAGTGCTGCATGTATCCTCggtacagatttttttttcttcccatttttAACCAGCCTTTCTTCAGTTTTGCACTCTTATGTCAGTCTATGTTTCAATTACTAACAATCTCCTACTGtattttctgtgtaatttatatatttttagtaCAGTAATGACACAGCACTGTGTCCATTTTATCTTCCCCTAATACCAAAACCAGTTTCTAAAATCGGATAACTGAAGTTAAAACAAACCTAATAACTGTCCAATATCCACACACCAAACTTGACTAAGCCAGTACACAACAACAGTTAGGCCTCTTCtcttctttaataaaaaaaattcccgAATGAAGAATAGGGACAAATTGTAGGATTTAACGAACATGGAGTGATGTTTGATTCACACAATTTTTAGGTAAATACTAAACACAGCTTTGAGTCAGTGGTCTAGATACACATTCaatttattataatattaactAACACTGTTTTGTTGTGGTGTTCATGTTTCCAGTggaaagtttattttttgtcatcaacacaaaaaacaaaattctaCCACTCATGTAAATCTGCCTTAAGGAGAGTGTTTGAGGGTCTCTGGGTTAGAATGTAtttcaaaaaatgtaatatgGCATGCACATGCTGTGACtgagcatgattttttttttttttttgaaagagaTGGCACATAccgtcttcatcttcatcctcctcttcatcctcttcatctacTTCTCCATCCTGACCAAAGTCTTCCTCCTTGTTAAACCAAAATTAAACaagttgtataaaaaaaataaaaataaaaaataaataaataaataaatcggaAAAGCTGGTAATTCTACAGGGCCTTTTTATACCTCATCTTCTCCGCTGACCTCCTCATCGTCCTCTTCTCCTTCTACCTCATCTTcgtcttcctcatcctcctcttcttcatcaaagtcctcctcctctccatcctcatcttcctcttcctctccctctgcaaTACAAAAACGATTAGTCAACTGCGCATATTACAACAATTATGAGAGAACACAAGAAGCCATGCTATGGATGAAATGCAATGTATAATCACATACCACACCTTTCTCGTTTTCTTTTTGCCAGCAGAAAAGCCATTTCAGATATTCTAGCCTGACATGGAGCCTTACAACAGAAAACCTTGTGATATAAAAGTGACTTCTTACCTTCATCTTCATCGTCATCTACGCCATCTCCATCCACCTCTCCATCAGAATCAGAAGCTTCCCTGTCTTCCATGTCATAGCCATCCAGGTAGGTGAGCTGTGGCAGCAGCTTGAACACACTCTCTCTGTAGTCATTCAGGTTTGTCACTTCACAGTTGAACAAGTCCAAACTCTTCAGGTTATCCAGCTTTTTCTGGTAATTGAATAAAGTGAGTAAAGTGGTAAACGTCTGCAGTTAACAGTGTATAATACCAGTTAAGATCATTGTCTGATACAACGATCAACTAGTAGACCCTTTACACAGAGTCGGTTATCATTTTAGCATCTCTGGCTGTATTGGGAAATTGCACAAAGTATTTTCTTAAGAATTTGGATTTTCACCATTTTTAGCAAGATCTGAGTATTTACTTTGTCTGAATTATCCAAATAGACTTTGGCATTTGATAACTTACTGTCGAGAATGTGGATGCTATATGAcgtaatttaaaatatattattctgGTAAACACAGAAGGTCTCTCCTGAACTTGCCTCAGCGCTAGCTCCATTATATGATGAAGTTTTACAATAGttagtttaaatatttatatcaaGATCTATAGAAAGGACCCTGACATatatgaaattaatgaaatgtaattatttatattctgtGCACTGAGTTAGTACAGATGACGATCTGattacaataattaaaaaatgtaaaagaaaatcatgGCTACAGGTTCCAAATGTTTGCCTTCAAATTTGAACAAGGGAGAAAATAACAAAAGGCAAACATTTTGTAGCTAGTTAGTGTGAGGAATGTTGTTTCTAATTAAGCTGGAAACACATACCAATGGTTCCAATGTGCTGATGTCTTTCAATTTGTTGCCGCTCAGGTTTAGATGTGTGAGGTTGGGTAGTTTCTCTGCTAAAACATCAAGGCCGCCACTGATTCTGTTGTCACTCAACTCCAGCTGAAACACAGCAAAAGGAAACATTAGATCACCTGATGATGCCTCTCTCTTCAACATAACTTCTTTATGTTGAGCAATGGAGGTGGAGCTCCAGCTCTACCTTTTTGAGTTTTCCTAGTTTAGGCAGGTTGGACACTGAGATTAAGCCAACATTTATCAAACTGAGGAACTCCAGGTTGACAAACTCAGCTGTAAGGCCTTCGATTTTTCCTTCAACTGATCGACAATTGTCGAGGACAAGTTCTCgtacctgaaaaacaaacaaaaaaaaaaaagtattatatTACATACAAAACGCTTTAATCTTCAGTGATTTATACAGTTTGTCCAACAAAAAAAGTACTCATAATAAAACTCAATTCTTAATATCCTaaataactgaaaatatttattatgtgCCTTCTTTGTTTATATAATTTTGTTGAACTAAATCATTGAGAAATTGAGCTGTCAAACAGCATGAGCAAAGCGTGTATAATGGTGGATGTTGTTGTTTAGCACAGTGAGTCGGTGTGAAGTCATTAAAGGCATTTTGGAGTTGCTATAAAATATTAGAAAAACAAGTCTGAAGGCGGAGTTACTTTGTGACAGTTAAAGCTAACACTCGTTGCGCAAGTCGGTGATGgacaagcaaataaacaaacggaaaaagaaaaaaaaaaaaaaacccaaacgtCGCTCAAAAAAGTTGTCAAACGTCGAGATGTCTCCAGTAAAAAGCCGCAGAAATGGACACTGCGTCTCCGTCTAAAACAACCTCCGTCTCATTGTGTGCCCCGTTTATCCGGGCACGGTGGCTATCGCATTGAtttctctgggaaaaaaaaaaaaaaaaggagggagagctAAAAAAGCAGCTGCTTCCCATGGCCTGCTGATGCAGTCACTAATGACAAATGCAATGATTTTTGTGAGCTAGCTCGCTACAGGCTAGCCATTGCCCCTTTTAACGCTGCCGTGCGGTAGAGGAGCAGCTACAGAGCACCGTCTGCCCGCCATTAGCCAACCCATCAGCAACGGAAAGGATTGCGAATACACCCTTATTACAGATTTCCTTTTttgctctcgctctcttttcgTTTAAACCAGCTTTTCATGGGGGAAGAGGAATATTCCTTGTCGTCGAGCGAAAACGACCGATGTTGTCCAGTTTGTTACTGGGTAGTGCATCGTTTTCAGGTCGAAGTGGCGAAGGAAATATATTGAGAACGGAAATCtagtaaaaacaaagatggagacagTTCCTTTCTCCCAGAGCTTCAAAGACGACAGAATGACAACATGGCGATCCCCGAGATACAGTATGCCGTTCTCTGAACGCTTCAGTGGCGAAAAAGGGGTTGTTTAGAGAGACTAATTATCTCTATTTGCACATTACACATGATTATTTCCGATGttaaactttgttttaattGGTGCATGGGTCGAGAGGAATTGCCGACTGTCGAGTTTTTCGGTGCCCACGCATCAAGCGCGGTTCGCCGGATCCCCGTGTCATTCAGGCAGCCCGGCTCAGGTTAACAAAGCCGCAGGTCGACAAATTGACTCGTTTACTTGCAAACGTCGTCATGTTTATCTTAAATGATAGCCGTGGAAGAGGCAGGAGAGCTGTGTTTGGTGTTTTAAGGTGGACAGTGTGATATATTCTGCTGTCTTTGACCAGCGTAGCGAAGGGGGTAATATGGCGGGAACAAAAATACTAAGTTAGAGGGTCTGCTGTCTTGATGGCTCCTGCTCACCAGACTTAACCAGAAAAGTATGCAATATTTACTGCCGTGTTAAGGCGAGGATGTGAAAATGGGAACGTGGCTATTGCTCAGGAGAGTAATCTATTTTAGGGAATTAACTGCCGCTGCTGCACTAAACTTGGATCGCAACAGCTTAAACATGGGTTTAAAACAATTTCATGGTTACATGAATAGTTTGGCTGTTTGCTGTAGTTTGTGTGGAAATACCTCCTGGCTGCGGTTTACAGTAACAGTGGCATAAAGTGGTCAAGGTATGGATGACTCGTGGACCAAGtgactgttttttgttgtcgCTGCTGAATCTGGCCATTTGATATTAACGGTGATCGGCGCTGTGCAGAAATTTCAAGACATGACTCTCGATCGGCGATGGCCCCGTTTACATGgtacaaaaactaaaaaccaaaaaacaaacccccGAAACGCCTTGAACTTACGAAGagtatttgcattttttttaaaagagccCCGTTTTAGCAGTTATGCTAGCAGCAAACATGGCTTCCAAGGTCTGTATAAAATATACCGCTCTGTGAATGCCAAACGCGGCGCAGGAAGCAAATTTCATAATATATCAGCGTAAAAAGAAGTTTACTAAATGTGCTACAACGGTGGAGTCGAGCTGAATCGTGTGTACCACTGACCGAGGAGGCTGCGAAACGGTTAAAGCACTGCAATTATACCAGCAAGCTGAGGAATCGCCGTTTCAAAGTAACGATTGAATATAGCTTTTCTCGTCTCATTGCCCCCATACGCCCAATCCAGAACAGTGTGGAGGCTTTAGCTTGTTGTGCGAGTGTTTTCCGCCCCATTATAAACGACAAAGATAATCTAAAGCCCATGTGGTCACCATTACGTTAGCCACACAGGTCACTCGCAAAGCAGAAAAAGTAGCAAGCTAGCTAGCAAGAGGCTAGCCAGAAAACTAAGGGTTGGTTTAAAAAAGCACGACTCACATCAGACGGTGTCCTGTTTCTTAGCTCCAAGTGGATCCTCTTTTTCATGTCCATCTTGCCCTGTGAAAGTTAAACTTTTCTCTCTGGGGTTTTGGTGGGCTCTTCAGTCCAAAGGCAGAGATGCCCTAATGGAGGGAGAATATAGGACTGTATAATGAACTGAGCCAAACGCTAAGTTAGTCGGAGAGAGGAGACAACCATGGAGGGAAACGGGACTGAAACAAAATATATGCTCAACAGCGCCATCTGCGTCCAGAAACGCCCATCACCTTTATAAAGCCATTGCAGTCACAAAACATGACGCTGCCCCGTAACAGTGCTATGGTGCAATTTATGTCTGCGAGCAAAGTACTGTACTGTGTTTAGTGAAGACAAGAGTGTTTTGTCTGCAGGCTCAGAGAAGAAGTGCAGAAACATGTGTACACTTCATACCAAATATCATTCAGACCATCaggtgtccaaaaaaaaaagaaaagtcagtcACACGGCGAACTTCTGTTTATCTGTCCGACTTCCCAAGTTAAATAGCTTGCAAACTTGCCCACGTTTGATTATATAGACAACGCCATGTTGCTATTGTTTTATTGAAGTGTTAAAGTATGGCCATGATCCATTTTAGGAAGAAATTCATGTTTTGATTAATATTCAGACCTGTTGCCTCCCAAAACtaaatggcttttatttttgaatgaaatggTATAGGAAACGAAGACACTGTATTCCTTGAGAGGATTTCGTTCAATAAACTGTATAATGCATAAGTTGTGTTGTGCTCTATTGGTTCATAAACGCCAGATTCTTTACTCTGTTTGGACATACTGTTAGAAAGGAGGGGGTATATTTGGTTTGCAGTAAAGAGAGCATTGTGCATGCATATGGTAGGCTTGGATATCCCTCCACCCCAACCCCCTTGACTTCCTGAAACACCAGATTCCTCAAGAAATCTACTgaattgttgatttttattgattttttttatttttaaaactatgAATCAGCAATTATATCCTGGATATTTCTCAAatgatgtatatatattttttaagtcatttgCACCATAAGGGTGTTGCACTGATGGGCATAAAGTTTACTTATAATACTGTACACCATATCCATTGATAAGGGCCCGCTATGCAAATGTTCTGTCTTTTCCCTGTGAATGttacacatactgtacactgtatataaactatttttaaaatcagcatcTGGTAGTTGGGAGGGCACACCAGGAGATGGCACTGTAATGTCTTTTTGACATTTCTCAAACTTCATTGTGCAGCAGCAGGGTGTACcgttctgttgttgttgggttatTTTATGAATAATCTATCAAGATGCACATACTTGGGATGAGTCAATTCTTTTGTCTGTTGGATTTTATCAGCAGAAAACGTCACTCCCCTTGGAGATTTGACCAGCTGGAGGTCCACAGAGATACTGGTGTTCCTCTGagatgtttttgcagttttgaatttgagtttgtgcaaatcagttttttttattcccagaGATGAAGATTGCAATATTGTTACACCACGAGGAGTTCGACAACATAGGTGAAGGTATATATTTTTCTCAGCACCCGATGGTTCAAGCATGAAATATATACAACACAAATCAGACAATTCCTGGGATATACTAACCTTTCTCTGACTATAATTttagaaagtgtgtgtgtatgtggattGCTAGCAGCAACTTCAATACACAAGCAAGTGAATTTAACAGGGGGCcctcaacatttccccaacAGTGCTGGAGGCAATTGGCGGTTGGTTGTTATTTACTCTGCTGGACAACCTCTTTCACTGTGtggctcaaacacacacatcagagctCAATGTGCTGTGAGAAGATTGAGAACACACCCTACCCTTGCAGTTCTCCATCTGTAAGATAACATGGGCATGCCTGTATTGTAGTCAGACAGGATTTCTAGCTTGGTCTCTGTCCATAATGGTAGCTTTTTAAAATAGTAGTACCCCAAGTACTATATGGCTtcaaaaaaagctttaaaaaaaaaagaagaaataaacaacagcaacaaaaaccatttggcatttttattgattgttattttatcattatattTCTAAGGAAACATTccctttaaatcattttacatttttcccttGTTTTGTAAGAAATCAATATTAAGCACAGAATCCAGTCAATCTATTATTTCACATATCAAAGCATTTGACTGAAAAAATTTAGATTAGACACTAACATGCcagcaaaaatagaaaagagcaatttttttaatcagcagtctactatatatatatatataaggcatttctcatcctttttttaaaccagcattAAGGAAAGCCTGTATTTATTTCCTCCATTgctacatacatacagtattttTGCCATGTCACGCAACTTGCTatagtcttttttcttttttctccgtCAGTCCTGTGCCAACTTTTCCAGCTTCACAAATACGATAAGACCATAGCTGCAAGAACTCTCCCAGCACTATGGTAATGGTTAACCAGATAATTCACTTGGGGGTGGGAATAGAAAACAGCCAGAAgttattctgtcttttctgtgctTGCCCGCCTTCAATTAGTTCAAATCATTCATAGTAGGACTCAGAATGGAGGAGACTGTgccacaagaaaataaaaagtcgGAATATAAAAATCCCAATGAAGACGAAggtaacatttaaaatgactttaaaatgaCTCTTTTAAGTCCTTTAATATTTACACAGTTAAGAGTTTAGTGATATGGTTATTCATTTACatcttagggttagggttagggttggtgcCTTTTGGTCAGCTcatacacagaaatgtttttgccaGCATCTAACTACAGACAAGAAAACATTTAGTCTGTGTAATCTGTGTACTTACGTTGTTGCTGGAAGAAAAAATGTTGATAATAAGTGTCTTTATATCACCAGTGATTTCCAGATTACTGTCATGAGTTACTGCTTTATACTGTTTTGTGTATCTGATATTTCACTGGACTTATTTTCATAGTTTCTTTGCATGTGGTTTTAAAGGTGGGATTCGTTGCAGGCTGCGAGACAGAGGTCTTCTAAGGAAGAGAAAGGCAGAAGCAGAAGAGAAGGAAACTGACCAGTGGTTTTTTGGGTAAATTTATAGAAAGGCACAGCCAATGTTATTGAAGTGATCcgcatttattcatatttatgcaATGCCCATGATTAACAGTTAAGAATGATGCTTTGAATGAATGTTCTTAtggaacagaaaacagaaacaaatgtgtAGTAAAAGCTTTTGCACTGCAAAACACTGTAAATTATCAGCACCCTAGCTGCTTATCACTGCTTTAGTTTATATTGAATATGGAGCAAGAGGAAACCAAAGGTTGCTCTGGTATTCCTATTGACGCCTCAAAGCCAGGTCAAGGACTTTGTACTATTAGCTTTTCAAAAGTATCACAAAGAGCGGTATCTGTGACCACTGCTGGGGAGCTTCATTACAGTGGTTGTGCTTTTTTAGGGTGGAGAGCCAGAGAAAAAGATCAAGGACGGATGAGAAGGGTGGTgcaaagaggagagggaggccCAGGAAGATGGATCCCATTCAGGAAGAGTCAGCAGTTGCTCAGCAAGCTCCCAGTGTAGTGGTGGTGCCTGAACCCTTTGGGATCCTCTCAGGTCAAACATCAGGCCCTCTGACCTCCTTGGTCTCTGTGGCTGATGACCCACTGGAGTCACGACCATCTTCTATCCCTGCTGCCCTTACTTCTGTGCCCATGTTTGGATCTCTCCAGAGCTCTTTCCCTGATCCTCCAGATCCAGTTAATAAGACTCCAGCTCCTGTTTTACCCCTAGTTGCTGCTCCATCTCTATCTGGTGTTATAGCTAAAGCTCCAGTCCCTGTTCGAGATTCAATTCCAGTTCCAGTCCCAGCTATATCCCAAGCTCCTGTTCCCTCTACAGCCCTTGATCCTCCCCAGGTGGGGACCCTGCACACAGAGTCAGAAGGCAAGGAGGTCCTAAACCAGGTCCTGATTGAGGATGTGGgcccagaggaggaggaaggcatCAAACCATCACAAGACAAAAGTGCTGATGAAGGTATAAATTAGAGGCaatcatttggaaaaaatgcATGCTTTAAGAGTTTCTGACAATATGGCATTTATTGAAAATTGGCTTTTTCTCATTATATTAACCACCTATTATGTCTATCTAtcttttttagattttagtgAGAGACCATTGGTCAACAtacctgaagaaaacaaaattttctCAATTCCAACTTTGTCCTCTTCAACCCTACCACAAGAATATCTCCCAGGAAATTCAatctaatttttaaaaaatacattttcagatatGGCCCCATTTCAGAACAAAAACCAGACCACGTCCTAAGCTGGGTATGCTGAACATAATTTTGGTTAGAGTGCAGACTGATGAGCGTTAAGTGTATGCATTGCttatttgcaaaaaaattctgaattcaAACCAAACCTGTATGCTTATTTATTCTTGTTTTGTGCTTCAATGCAAAGTTCATGAAttcttttttgtgctttgcATTTAGTCAACAGCAAATTTtgtatgtgtttaaaaaaaaaagtaaatgacatGAATCACTGGTAATGACATGTTCGCAACTGTGGATTTATTTGATCAAATTTTgtaaaagttgtttttcattgaaTAAAACTTTGCTTACATCACATGACTGATCAGTACAGTTTGTGTCATCCATGGTCATGCATCACATTctttaaacagaaaacatgacaaatataTAATGAATTATCAGttgattttagcattttattcATCACCTTAAAACACTTTTAAAGAATAGAGACTTTCCTTTTGTGACAtccagaatatttttttctgcacacaGGGATTTAGCAGGAAATATGATGATGTACTCtctctgattgattgatttattagTGACAAATTTTAATTGGTAATTCAAATagacaaaaataaacctttATGGATGCTTTAAAAGGGTTTTTTGCCTTGTTTGTGAACGCACATGGAGCCAAATGTCTGCCCTAAAACCAGACATTGCCCTAAAACCAAACTGTTACTTTGCTGGTATTATTAAAGTTTATCCTAAATAGAAGTGGAAGAATTATTCAgatcctaaaaataaaatgtttcttcaaTATAAACTAAAGCAGTGCATTATTACATAAATAGAAACAGCCTTCTCAGCAAGATGCACTTAAAATTGCAGATTATACACAAGTGGCCCCTGTTAGTATAATGTTATTATATATAATCCTAAAttgtatattttaataataatcatgaatGAGCACTGAAGTAGTATTTAACGCTGTGGGTTATGTAGCactgcatacatacatacataaatatatgtatatatatatatatatatatatatatacgtgtgtgtgtgcgtatgccGACCAATATTCCTCTCTAAGGTGCAGTAGAATAATACCAAAAATGCAAATACTACACAGCAGTTGACATTGAATGCACAGCGTCTCAATCCACCAGTATCTAGTTATTGTTGGAC contains:
- the anp32b gene encoding acidic leucine-rich nuclear phosphoprotein 32 family member B isoform X12; amino-acid sequence: MDMKKRIHLELRNRTPSDVRELVLDNCRSVEGKIEGLTAEFVNLEFLSLINVGLISVSNLPKLGKLKKLELSDNRISGGLDVLAEKLPNLTHLNLSGNKLKDISTLEPLKKLDNLKSLDLFNCEVTNLNDYRESVFKLLPQLTYLDGYDMEDREASDSDGEVDGDGVDDDEDEDEDGEEEDFDEEEEDEEDEDEVEGEEDDEEVSGEDEDGEVDEEDEEEDEDEDGEKRKRDPEDDDEDDDDEDDD
- the anp32b gene encoding acidic leucine-rich nuclear phosphoprotein 32 family member B isoform X13, encoding MDMKKRIHLELRNRTPSDVRELVLDNCRSVEGKIEGLTAEFVNLEFLSLINVGLISVSNLPKLGKLKKLELSDNRISGGLDVLAEKLPNLTHLNLSGNKLKDISTLEPLKKLDNLKSLDLFNCEVTNLNDYRESVFKLLPQLTYLDGYDMEDREASDSDGEGEEEEDEDGEEEDFDEEEEDEEDEDEVEGEEDDEEEEDFGQDGEVDEEDEEEDEDEDETGKGEKRKRDPEDDDEDDDDEDDD
- the anp32b gene encoding acidic leucine-rich nuclear phosphoprotein 32 family member B isoform X11 — its product is MDMKKRIHLELRNRTPSDVRELVLDNCRSVEGKIEGLTAEFVNLEFLSLINVGLISVSNLPKLGKLKKLELSDNRISGGLDVLAEKLPNLTHLNLSGNKLKDISTLEPLKKLDNLKSLDLFNCEVTNLNDYRESVFKLLPQLTYLDGYDMEDREASDSDGEVDGDGVDDDEDEGKKSLLYHKGEEEEDEDGEEEDFDEEEEDEEDEDEVEGEEDDEEVSGEDEVDVRCEKRKRDPEDDDEDDDDEDDD
- the anp32b gene encoding acidic leucine-rich nuclear phosphoprotein 32 family member B isoform X3, producing MDMKKRIHLELRNRTPSDVRELVLDNCRSVEGKIEGLTAEFVNLEFLSLINVGLISVSNLPKLGKLKKLELSDNRISGGLDVLAEKLPNLTHLNLSGNKLKDISTLEPLKKLDNLKSLDLFNCEVTNLNDYRESVFKLLPQLTYLDGYDMEDREASDSDGEVDGDGVDDDEDEEGEEEEDEDGEEEDFDEEEEDEEDEDEVEGEEDDEEVSGEDEDGEVDEEDEEEDEDEDEAETGKGEKRKRDPEDDDEDDDDEDDD
- the anp32b gene encoding acidic leucine-rich nuclear phosphoprotein 32 family member B isoform X7 — encoded protein: MDMKKRIHLELRNRTPSDVRELVLDNCRSVEGKIEGLTAEFVNLEFLSLINVGLISVSNLPKLGKLKKLELSDNRISGGLDVLAEKLPNLTHLNLSGNKLKDISTLEPLKKLDNLKSLDLFNCEVTNLNDYRESVFKLLPQLTYLDGYDMEDREASDSDGEVDGDGVDDDEDEEEEEDEDGEEEDFDEEEEDEEDEDEVEGEEDDEEVSGEDEEDFGQDGEVDEEDEEEDEDEDETGKGEKRKRDPEDDDEDDDDEDDD
- the anp32b gene encoding acidic leucine-rich nuclear phosphoprotein 32 family member B isoform X6, whose amino-acid sequence is MDMKKRIHLELRNRTPSDVRELVLDNCRSVEGKIEGLTAEFVNLEFLSLINVGLISVSNLPKLGKLKKLELSDNRISGGLDVLAEKLPNLTHLNLSGNKLKDISTLEPLKKLDNLKSLDLFNCEVTNLNDYRESVFKLLPQLTYLDGYDMEDREASDSDGEVDGDGVDDDEDEEGEEEEDEDGEEEDFDEEEEDEEDEDEVEGEEDDEEEDFGQDGEVDEEDEEEDEDEDETGKGEKRKRDPEDDDEDDDDEDDD
- the anp32b gene encoding acidic leucine-rich nuclear phosphoprotein 32 family member B isoform X5, whose amino-acid sequence is MDMKKRIHLELRNRTPSDVRELVLDNCRSVEGKIEGLTAEFVNLEFLSLINVGLISVSNLPKLGKLKKLELSDNRISGGLDVLAEKLPNLTHLNLSGNKLKDISTLEPLKKLDNLKSLDLFNCEVTNLNDYRESVFKLLPQLTYLDGYDMEDREASDSDGEVDGDGVDDDEDEEEDEDGEEEDFDEEEEDEEDEDEVEGEEDDEEVSGEDEEEDFGQDGEVDEEDEEEDEDEDETGKGEKRKRDPEDDDEDDDDEDDD
- the anp32b gene encoding acidic leucine-rich nuclear phosphoprotein 32 family member B isoform X9 — protein: MDMKKRIHLELRNRTPSDVRELVLDNCRSVEGKIEGLTAEFVNLEFLSLINVGLISVSNLPKLGKLKKLELSDNRISGGLDVLAEKLPNLTHLNLSGNKLKDISTLEPLKKLDNLKSLDLFNCEVTNLNDYRESVFKLLPQLTYLDGYDMEDREASDSDGEVDGDGVDDDEDEDEDGEEEDFDEEEEDEEDEDEVEGEEDDEEVSGEDEEEDFGQDGEVDEEDEEEDEDEDGEKRKRDPEDDDEDDDDEDDD
- the anp32b gene encoding acidic leucine-rich nuclear phosphoprotein 32 family member B isoform X1: MDMKKRIHLELRNRTPSDVRELVLDNCRSVEGKIEGLTAEFVNLEFLSLINVGLISVSNLPKLGKLKKLELSDNRISGGLDVLAEKLPNLTHLNLSGNKLKDISTLEPLKKLDNLKSLDLFNCEVTNLNDYRESVFKLLPQLTYLDGYDMEDREASDSDGEVDGDGVDDDEDEEGEEEEDEDGEEEDFDEEEEDEEDEDEVEGEEDDEEVSGEDEEEDFGQDGEVDEEDEEEDEDEDEAETGKGEKRKRDPEDDDEDDDDEDDD
- the anp32b gene encoding acidic leucine-rich nuclear phosphoprotein 32 family member B isoform X4, with protein sequence MDMKKRIHLELRNRTPSDVRELVLDNCRSVEGKIEGLTAEFVNLEFLSLINVGLISVSNLPKLGKLKKLELSDNRISGGLDVLAEKLPNLTHLNLSGNKLKDISTLEPLKKLDNLKSLDLFNCEVTNLNDYRESVFKLLPQLTYLDGYDMEDREASDSDGEVDGDGVDDDEDEEGEEEEDEDGEEEDFDEEEEDEEDEDEVEGEEDDEEDGEVDEEDEEEDEDEDEAETGKGEKRKRDPEDDDEDDDDEDDD
- the anp32b gene encoding acidic leucine-rich nuclear phosphoprotein 32 family member B isoform X10, giving the protein MDMKKRIHLELRNRTPSDVRELVLDNCRSVEGKIEGLTAEFVNLEFLSLINVGLISVSNLPKLGKLKKLELSDNRISGGLDVLAEKLPNLTHLNLSGNKLKDISTLEPLKKLDNLKSLDLFNCEVTNLNDYRESVFKLLPQLTYLDGYDMEDREASDSDGEVDGDGVDDDEDEDEDGEEEDFDEEEEDEEDEDEVEGEEDDEEVSGEDEDGEVDEEDEEEDEDEDAETGKGEKRKRDPEDDDEDDDDEDDD